DNA sequence from the Desulfobulbaceae bacterium genome:
GCTTTTTGAACGGCATATTAATGGAGATTCCAAGGCGCTGGATGAGATCAGGAAAGGTATTCACCCAACTACCAGCTCGCAATATGAGAAGGGAATATAGTAAGAAAGGAAGTTTGTTTGCAATGAGATAAGCATGGAAAGTTTCCACTTATTAACACTGTTACCCTTCCATAAAACATCCCTCAGCAACCCAAAAAATTGACTTAACAGCATAAATGGACTAGACTGACTAGTAGTAAAGAATGAACAGGAGGTGTTATGAATACATCATGGAAATTACAAGATGCTAAAGCAAAATTCAGTCAGGTTGTTGAAAATGCTTTGAAGGCCGGGCCGCAATATGTAACTCGTAGAGGTCAAGAAGCAGTGGTCATCATATCCGTTAAGGAATATCAAAAAATCACCACAAAAAAACCGACATTAAAAGAATTTCTGTTAAGTTGTCCCAAAATTGACGATGGCTTTGAATTTGAGAGGCAAAAGGATCATCCAAGGGATATTGAATTTTGAATTATTTATTAGATACTTGCGTGATATCAGAATTGGTCAGGCCAACTCCAAATGAAGCCGTCATCAATTGGATGAGTCATTTACCTAATGAAAGACTTTTTTTATCTGTCATAACCATTGGAGAAATACGTAAAGGAATAATAAAACTTCCTGAATCAAAAAAGAAAAATCAGCTCACAAATTGGCTTAATACCCTTCTGGAAGATTACCAAGCAAGAATTTATCCCATTAATTTAACGGTTGCAGAAAACTGGGGGATTATTCAAGGGAAAGCAGAAAAAAATGGTACTCCGGTTGCCTCAGTAGACAGTTTGATAGCGGCAGTGGCTCAAACATACAATTTAATTGTCGTAACAAGAAATGAGAATGACTTTGCCTCAACTAATGTAACAATATTAAATCCATGGAAAAATAAAGGGTAACCAGGCGTTTCACTCTTAGGATTTTTAGGGGACAGACCCCGCTTAAAAACCGGGGTCTGTCCTAATTTCTCTAATTTCCTAGTATAGCGATTTCATAGAGTATTAATTCTCGATAAAAAAACAGATCGGAAGGAAGCGGTAATCATGGCAATTTTTAAGAAAAAAACACTCACAGGTCTTTCTCGTACATGCGGTTGAGCCGCCAAAATTGGTCCGACGGATCTGTCGGACGCGCTCGAAGGCCTTACCCCGCCTAATGATCCAAACCTGCTCGTCGGGTTTGAGACAGCAGATGATGCAGCTGTGTATCGGTTAAGCGATGAAATCGCTATGATCAACACTGTGGATTTTATTACCCCGCCGGTTGATGACCCGTACTGGTTCGGTCAGATTTCAGCAGCAAACTCTATTTCTGACGTCTATTCCATGGGGGGTAAGCCTTTAACTGCTCTTAATGTCGTAATGTTTCCATCAAAGCATCTTGATATGGGCATTTTGAAAGAGATTCTACGCGGAGGGCACGATAAGGTAGTAGAAGCTGGGGCCTGCCTGGTCGGTGGCCACACTGTAGATGACGAGGAGCCAAAGTACGGCCTATGCGTTAATGGTGTTGTTCATCCTGATCGAATAATCACCAATGCCGGATCAAAACCTGGGGATGCGCTTATCCTGACCAAGCCGCTTGGTTCCGGTGTTTTATTTAATGCGGTCCGCTCGGGGAAAATGCCTTTTAAAGAAGTTGAAAAAGAGATTCTCCCTTCCCTTGCCGCTCTTAATGGTAAGGCTATAGAAACAGCGCTGCAATTTAATCTGCATGCCTGCACAGATATCACCGGATTCGGTATTCTTGGGCACCTGCTTGAGGTAGCGCATGGTTCTAATGCCAGGGTTCGAGTTGTTTATAAGAACTTACCCTTTTATCCTGGGGCCTTGAATATGTATCAAAAAGGCGAAACGACAGGCAGCAACAAGGCCAATCGGGCCATGGTGGCGAAACATGTTCTGAACATGCAGAAGACCTTGTCACGATATGAGGACGAACTCCTATATGATCCGCAGACCTCTGGTGGACTTTTACTTTCTGTGCCAAAGGCACAGGCCGAAGAACTGCTGTCGGCATTGCACCGAAATGGAGTTGATGCCGCCACATGCATTGGTGAGATAACAGCCGAACCTGTTGGGATAACGGTTGAATAATGCTTCTCCTGATTGGAGGCCTGGGGTTATTTTCTGGTTTTATTTCAGGGATGCTGGGAATTGGGGGCGGAATTGTTATGGCCCCTTTGCTTTTGTATGTTCCCGCCTGGTTCGGCTTTTCACCGCTGCCCATGAGAGTTGTCGCCGGGTTAACTATTGTACAGGGACTGGTTGCCTGCCTATCTGGATCTTTAACGCATAAAAAGTTTGATTTTGTCTCAAACCGGTTAACAGGATGGATGGGGACAACAATTTTCGTTACCGCTTTGGCGGGTGGCGCCGGAGCAGGGTATGTCTCAAATTCGCTGCTGATGACAGTTTTTGCTCTTCTAGCTCTGCTTGCTGCTGTTCTTGTTTTTGTACCTACCAGGGAGGATTGCGAAAACCCGAATGTTTCAACATTTTCATTCAGTCGTTTGAAGGCAGTGGTGGTAGCCGGATCAGTCGGCATTATGGGCGGGCTTGTTGGTCAGGGTGGGTCTTTCATTCTTATTCCACTCATGACCTCGTTTATGCAGGTTCCAACCAGAATTGCAATTGGCAGCAATCTGGCGATTGTATTTCTTTCATCGCTGGCAGCCTTTTTAGGCAAAGCCTTTACCGGTCAGATAGCCTGGTATTTGGCTTTGCCGATAGTTGTGACAGTGATCCCAGCTGCCCATCTTGGAGGTTTGGTTAGCCGCAGGGTTCCAATAGGTCGATTACGGATGATATTGGCTTTTTTTATCGCCTTGGCAGCAATACGGATAGGGCTTTCTGCTGTAGGAATATGAGTGTGTCAAGACCTGCCGGTCACATATTAACTCACGATGAAATCTTGTTTGGGGCTATGCAACA
Encoded proteins:
- a CDS encoding sulfite exporter TauE/SafE family protein gives rise to the protein MLLLIGGLGLFSGFISGMLGIGGGIVMAPLLLYVPAWFGFSPLPMRVVAGLTIVQGLVACLSGSLTHKKFDFVSNRLTGWMGTTIFVTALAGGAGAGYVSNSLLMTVFALLALLAAVLVFVPTREDCENPNVSTFSFSRLKAVVVAGSVGIMGGLVGQGGSFILIPLMTSFMQVPTRIAIGSNLAIVFLSSLAAFLGKAFTGQIAWYLALPIVVTVIPAAHLGGLVSRRVPIGRLRMILAFFIALAAIRIGLSAVGI
- the selD gene encoding selenide, water dikinase SelD encodes the protein MAIFKKKTLTGLSRTCGUAAKIGPTDLSDALEGLTPPNDPNLLVGFETADDAAVYRLSDEIAMINTVDFITPPVDDPYWFGQISAANSISDVYSMGGKPLTALNVVMFPSKHLDMGILKEILRGGHDKVVEAGACLVGGHTVDDEEPKYGLCVNGVVHPDRIITNAGSKPGDALILTKPLGSGVLFNAVRSGKMPFKEVEKEILPSLAALNGKAIETALQFNLHACTDITGFGILGHLLEVAHGSNARVRVVYKNLPFYPGALNMYQKGETTGSNKANRAMVAKHVLNMQKTLSRYEDELLYDPQTSGGLLLSVPKAQAEELLSALHRNGVDAATCIGEITAEPVGITVE
- a CDS encoding type II toxin-antitoxin system VapC family toxin, whose translation is MNYLLDTCVISELVRPTPNEAVINWMSHLPNERLFLSVITIGEIRKGIIKLPESKKKNQLTNWLNTLLEDYQARIYPINLTVAENWGIIQGKAEKNGTPVASVDSLIAAVAQTYNLIVVTRNENDFASTNVTILNPWKNKG
- a CDS encoding type II toxin-antitoxin system Phd/YefM family antitoxin encodes the protein MNTSWKLQDAKAKFSQVVENALKAGPQYVTRRGQEAVVIISVKEYQKITTKKPTLKEFLLSCPKIDDGFEFERQKDHPRDIEF